GACCACGTTAGATGATTCTTCGACGCGTTCTTCTTTAACTGGTTCTTCGACAAATTTGCCTTTGCCGGCTTTAACCTTAGCTTCGATTCTTTTCATGATGTCGTCATAAAAAGTATCTTTGTATTTTTCTGGTTTCCATTTCGCTGACATACCCTTGATAAGGTCTTCGGCCATCTTTAATTCTCGGTCAGAGAATTTGACGTTGGGGTTTACTTCTTCAAGATAATTAACTTCATCGATTTCTTTGACCTCGTGGGCAAAGCGAAGAATTTCTAAAATAAGGTAATCTGATTTGGGCATTATCATGCAAAGATGTTGTTTAGTGCGAATCACGATTTTTGCAATTGCTACTTTACCTGTATTTTCTAAGGCTTGTTTAAGTAAGAAATATCCTTTTTCAGCACCCTTTTGCGGAGCCAGATAATACGGCTTTTCAAACAGCATCGTATCAAGATCTTCTTGTGGGACGAAATCTTCGATATCAATGGTTTTTGTAGCTTTAACATTCGCACGTTCGAAATCTTTATCTTCCATGATAACAAACTGGCCGGGTTTGTATTGAAACCCTTTTACGATGCGATCATAGGGAACCTCTTTACCGGTTTTAGCATTTATTTTTTTGTATTTGATATGCGCTAAATCTTTTTCATCCAACATTGAAAAACTAAGGTCTTTGGATTGTTGGGCGCTTTGTAAAGATACGGGAATGTTCAAAAGGCCAAAACTGATGCTCCCTTTCCAAATATTTGATCGCATATTCCCCCCTACCACTAAGGTAATCGCGTTCACCGGGGACATAAATGAAAAGGCAATGTCTTGGTAAAACTCAGGATGAAAAAATGACCCAGCACATACCCTCAGTACTTGGGTCGGTTCCTAGATTTAAAATGTGAAATCCAAAATGCTGGAATTTCATATTCATTAATCGGACTAAGTCGAATTAAACCGACTTTAAGCCTGGCAATGGGATTGCTTATTGCCCTGATGGATTATTAGAAAAGGAGATTTTCATGTCCAAAAATATGTACCGTTTGACACTTATATTGGTTTCGCTTTTTCTAGCCATGAATTTGGGATGCCAAGGAAGTTCATCCGGCGAAAAAAAAGAAGCACCCACTGGTGGCGCCCCTGAAGGACAAACCACCAAAGTGTTCCCGAATGGAATCATGATCGATATCGCAAAACTCGTTGAGCTGCGAGAAGATCAATCGAATTTTCCAGAGTTCAAAGAAAATCTCAATGTTTTTCAGGCGCGAATTTCTATTCCTGAAACTCTTTATAAAGCTTCCACTGAAATTAGACGATCCCACAAAGCAGATGCTGTAAACCCAGGCTATGAAGTAGTGCCAAAAGCTTCCGCTGAATATAAGGATGGTTATTACGTTGTTACTGACACCTTTCGTTTATTCGAAAGAAGTTTAGTAAAGTCTTCGGTCGCCTATAAGGTCTACGTCGATGAAAAGGCTGCTGCCGGGAACACTGTCATCTTGCTGCCGGACCTTGTAGTTCCAAAAGTGACAGATAAAGCGCTGACCCTTGATGCGCTTGGAATGGCAAGCGGCAAGTACGAATTTGGCAACCTTATTTTAGAACGGGATGCTGTTCTTTTCACTCAAGGCGCAGAAATCCAATTATTCACTAATCGCCTTATTTCTGATCAAGCAAGAATAGAAACGTTCAGCCATGAAGAAGCTATTAAAGCCGCAGATGATCTTGATAACGGTCGCAGTGGCGGCGCAATTTACCTTCAAGCTAAAACTGGAACGGGCTCTTTACATGTAGAAATGCGTGGAACTAAAGGTGGAAAAGGCGCCATTGGTGATAATGCTTCGGGCACGGGCACAACTGGAGGTACGGGAGCTGATGGAGTTGCTTACACTGAATGTGAACCTCATCCAAGATTCGCCGTTTCAGTTCCTCGCGAGTCTGATGTTCTTATGATGGTGAATAGACCTATCGAGACTCAACGCTGTTATAGTTGGTGCGAACGTAATCCTGGTTCCGGTGGCCAAGGTGGCAAAGGTCCAACAGGTGGCAAAGGAAAAAAAGGCGGTACGGGAGGAAGCTCTGGAACTATCAACATTCTAGTTAATAAAGCCCAACCCAATGTTCAGATCACTGTGAACCGCATCCCTGGCGAAGGCGGCGAAGGTGGCGAAGGTGGTAAAGGCGGTAGTGGTGGCGCTGGAGGTGCTGCAGGATCTCAGCCGAGAAGCTGTAAAGCTGCTTCGGCTGGAGCTACAGGACCAACCGGGGATCAAGGACCTAAAGGCGACAGTGGTGACGTCATTGAACTAGATAACACTAGCAGCGTCATTGTTGATGGAAAAGAAATTCTGTAGGAGACGAAAATGAAAAAACAGCTAATAACATATTCGACAATTCTGGCAATGGTTACTTCGGCTTGTTCTCCGCAAAACAGTCGCGAAGGAAAAGTTGCGAAAGCTAACGCCGCAAGCTTTGAATCGAAAGACTGGATTCAATTTCAATCTTTGATTAAATCAGAAAATCCAAATATCGCCCTGGCTGAAGCCTTAACCATTCTAATGCAGGAACAAAATTCCGAGCTTGCTGTTGCCCTCCGCAAAAAAGTTGCTGAAGGTGATCTGTTAATTCCAAAAGAAGTGAACGATGAATGGATTATAGCCAAACAAAGCATGATCACAGAAGGCGCCACAGCCATTGCTGATGGCGAACTTTTAGCTAATTCATTGAACTTAAATTTGGATGAGGTTCAGCGTAGCAA
This is a stretch of genomic DNA from Bdellovibrio reynosensis. It encodes these proteins:
- the ku gene encoding non-homologous end joining protein Ku, producing the protein MRSNIWKGSISFGLLNIPVSLQSAQQSKDLSFSMLDEKDLAHIKYKKINAKTGKEVPYDRIVKGFQYKPGQFVIMEDKDFERANVKATKTIDIEDFVPQEDLDTMLFEKPYYLAPQKGAEKGYFLLKQALENTGKVAIAKIVIRTKQHLCMIMPKSDYLILEILRFAHEVKEIDEVNYLEEVNPNVKFSDRELKMAEDLIKGMSAKWKPEKYKDTFYDDIMKRIEAKVKAGKGKFVEEPVKEERVEESSNVVDLLPLLRKSLEAKGKKTKEPKEEKIPKMSRPPTKKAANGRSASRRHH